The Desulfobacterales bacterium genome window below encodes:
- a CDS encoding tripartite tricarboxylate transporter permease: protein MELFQETFLQLLHPYIIILIFSGVTAGLFVGAMPGLTATMALAVLLPFTFTMPPLEGLVALGAVYMGAIYGGSFAAILVNTPGTPSSIATAFEGYPMAKEGRAIEAIYVATISSAIGGIAGVLFLLLLSPPLARLSIKFGPAEFFWVAMLGLTLIASLSEGSLLKGLLGGSLGMILGTIGVAPIGGETRFTFGLPVLQGGVEMIVALIGLFVLPELYNMATQGKAALQEVSISSERGVSFFSVLKRVLSMPGNLIRSCIIGEIVAIIPGAGGNIANLVAYNEAKRTSRHPEKFGTGVIEGLVASESSNNVTVAGSMVPLLTLGIPGAPPDAVILGVLLLHGLRPGIELFTTSGKLTYGFIISMGLAAIAMVPVGLMGGRLIYRVIFKTPYYFLVPTISLATILGSFALRNSITDVLIMIILGTIGYLLKQVGIAPAPIVLGLILGSIAEIGFVQSLLRGTAYPYPILKLFENPLSHILIAMTLFSGAWPYISALYKRLKGRIKSKEES from the coding sequence ATGGAACTTTTTCAGGAGACATTTCTACAGCTTCTGCATCCGTATATCATCATCTTAATATTTTCCGGCGTTACGGCGGGACTTTTTGTGGGGGCCATGCCCGGCCTTACCGCAACGATGGCCCTGGCGGTGCTTCTGCCTTTTACATTCACCATGCCCCCGCTTGAAGGTCTCGTTGCGCTCGGTGCGGTATATATGGGGGCAATCTACGGTGGTTCTTTTGCGGCCATTCTGGTTAATACCCCCGGCACGCCTTCTTCCATAGCAACCGCTTTTGAGGGATACCCCATGGCCAAGGAGGGCCGGGCCATAGAAGCCATATATGTTGCCACCATATCTTCGGCCATCGGTGGCATAGCCGGCGTACTCTTTCTCCTGCTGCTCTCACCGCCCCTGGCACGGCTCTCTATAAAATTCGGTCCGGCAGAGTTTTTCTGGGTAGCCATGCTGGGGCTTACGCTTATAGCAAGTCTTTCGGAGGGATCTCTCCTCAAAGGTCTCCTCGGAGGCTCTCTGGGCATGATTTTGGGCACAATCGGCGTCGCCCCCATAGGGGGCGAAACCCGCTTTACCTTCGGTCTCCCCGTGCTCCAGGGAGGCGTGGAGATGATTGTGGCCCTCATCGGACTTTTTGTTCTGCCCGAACTTTACAACATGGCCACCCAGGGAAAGGCGGCCCTTCAAGAAGTATCGATTTCATCGGAGCGAGGGGTCTCTTTCTTTAGCGTGCTTAAAAGAGTGTTGTCCATGCCGGGCAATCTTATCCGCTCCTGTATTATCGGCGAAATAGTGGCCATCATACCGGGTGCGGGCGGCAATATCGCCAATCTGGTGGCCTACAACGAGGCCAAGCGGACCAGCAGACATCCTGAAAAATTCGGAACCGGCGTCATAGAAGGCCTCGTTGCATCAGAATCAAGTAACAACGTCACGGTGGCTGGCAGCATGGTCCCCCTTCTGACTTTGGGGATTCCCGGGGCCCCGCCGGATGCGGTAATTCTGGGCGTGCTTCTGCTGCATGGCCTCAGACCCGGTATCGAACTCTTCACCACAAGCGGAAAACTTACTTATGGTTTCATCATTTCCATGGGTTTGGCGGCCATCGCAATGGTGCCGGTTGGTCTCATGGGAGGGCGTCTCATTTACAGGGTAATATTCAAAACGCCCTATTATTTCCTTGTACCCACAATATCCCTTGCCACAATCCTGGGCTCCTTTGCCCTTAGAAACAGCATTACCGATGTCTTGATAATGATAATCCTGGGTACTATCGGTTACCTGCTTAAACAGGTGGGGATAGCGCCCGCTCCTATTGTCCTCGGGCTGATTCTGGGAAGCATTGCTGAAATCGGATTTGTCCAGTCTCTGCTGCGGGGAACAGCCTATCCTTATCCGATCCTGAAACTGTTTGAAAATCCTCTTTCGCATATACTGATCGCCATGACACTGTTTTCAGGGGCCTGGCCTTATATCTCAGCTTTATATAAGCGCCTTAAAGGTCGGATAAAATCAAAGGAAGAATCATGA
- a CDS encoding tripartite tricarboxylate transporter TctB family protein produces the protein MTKGTNTNLIAGLIGLALSAGFWFSLEEISRMSIIFPKAMIIIMAFISVCQIISGFISPERVRLFGEGDHLRAFVTGITLFAWVIAVSWVGFYVSSVIAFSFLVYYLALARRSVTLAQLASWVVIIAVEVGVFYLIFSRLLYVPLPKGWLI, from the coding sequence ATGACAAAAGGCACAAACACGAATTTAATTGCAGGCCTCATCGGACTCGCTTTAAGCGCCGGCTTCTGGTTTTCACTTGAAGAAATTTCCAGGATGAGCATCATATTTCCAAAGGCCATGATCATAATCATGGCTTTTATTTCGGTCTGCCAGATTATCAGCGGTTTCATATCGCCGGAACGAGTTCGATTATTCGGTGAAGGAGATCATTTAAGGGCATTTGTTACCGGTATAACACTCTTTGCCTGGGTTATTGCAGTAAGCTGGGTGGGCTTTTATGTTTCAAGCGTGATCGCCTTTTCATTTCTGGTTTATTATCTGGCCCTGGCAAGGCGCAGCGTTACCCTGGCCCAGCTTGCATCATGGGTCGTGATAATTGCCGTTGAGGTGGGTGTCTTTTACCTTATTTTTTCGCGATTGCTGTACGTCCCTCTTCCAAAGGGTTGGCTTATCTGA